One window of Papaver somniferum cultivar HN1 chromosome 9, ASM357369v1, whole genome shotgun sequence genomic DNA carries:
- the LOC113312911 gene encoding uncharacterized protein LOC113312911 → MTLPEVSGGVDKMAWNGDIKGNFTTSASVEKIRLKEPKVSWPSFIWKPFLHPSIASNIWKIQHQLYVDDEVMRKNGYNIVYRCCICVAEQDSMDHTLWKCEFNVSVWNWICVIFGFNKPKSFGDICKAAQQKSPLIKEVWMTAAFTIMRDLWFQKNQKLFEEKSPQLNDFKRKIWKFVHEGSLRMKGTRWGQVYDKNIIDFFHMGIRFSKYSSIKECYWSAPEFGVLLFCCDDSSIGNPGEAGFGIIVRYHECQVVGTMSRGIGTTTNYLAEVFAVICALEWAIALSATKVIIRSDYKVVIHDLCNNNIPWALKTRWMNVVQKMESIVFQHIFTEANFSADDLTKRGVGIGAGERIVHNGRPNFIKRVEMPKIVFYRFC, encoded by the coding sequence ATGACATTGCCTGAGGTTAGTGGAGGAGTAGATAAAATGGCATGGAATggtgatataaaagggaattttaCTACTTCAGCATCAGTGGAGAAAATCAGGTTAAAAGAACCAAAAGTTAGCTGGCCTTCTTTCATCTGGAAACCATTTCTGCATCCTAGCATTGCAAGCAACATATGGAAAATTCAACATCAGCTATATGTGGATGATGAAGTTATGAGGAAAAATGGGTACAATATAGTTTATAGATGTTGCATATGTGTTGCAGAACAAGACAGTATGGATCATACCCTATGGAAATGTGAGTTCAATGTTTCTGTTTGGAATTGGATATGTGttatttttggttttaataaACCAAAATCTTTCGGTGATATCTGTAAAGCTGCACAGCAAAAAAGTCCACTTATAAAGGAAGTGTGGATGACTGCAGCATTCACAATAATGAGAGATTTATggtttcaaaaaaatcaaaaactctTTGAAGAAAAGTCACCACAActcaatgatttcaaaaggaaaatttgGAAATTTGTGCATGAAGGAAGTCTAAGAATGAAGGGTACAAGATGGGGGCAAGTATATGATAAAAACATTATTGATTTCTTTCATATGGGCATCAGATTTTCCAAATATAGTAGCATTAAAGAATGTTATTGGTCAGCTCCAGAGTTTGGTGTTCTTCTCTTCTGCTGTGATGATTCTTCAATTGGAAACCCAGGAGAAGCAGGTTTTGGAATCATTGTTAGATATCATGAATGTCAGGTAGTTGGTACAATGTCAAGAGGTATTGGTACAACTACTAATTACTTAGCTGAAGTCTTTGCTGTTATTTGTGCTCTGGAATGGGCTATAGCTCTATCTGCAACAAAAGTAATCATAAGATCAGATTATAAAGTTGTGATACATGATTTATGCAACAACAACATTCCCTGGGCACTCAAAACAAGGTGGATGAATGTAGTTCAGAAAATGGAAAGTATTGTCTTTCAACATATCTTTACAGAAGCCAATTTTAGTGCAGATGATCTTACAAAAAGAGGAGTTGGGATTGGAGCTGGAGAAAGAATTGTTCACAATGGAAGGCCTAATTTTATTAAAAGAGTCGAAATGCCAAAAATTGTTTTCTATAGGTTCTGTTAA
- the LOC113312910 gene encoding uncharacterized protein LOC113312910, which produces MNPVSSNTSSEEAIILRQQWKLIGDCKLIPLGKGFFTIKLDTEKDRNYIKAGQWEVLNQVLRVRNWVSNFRPAYQRTSKAQFCSTCGIIRHLVTECYVEKNKNKDTSVFRQSHNVNKATPTKNAEPQKTQTTPSRVPFDICDITEREEDAIVHSIIVTPHSSPPVEEVLISSGRFNNLSTEESLIEEESVIMEVSKICEVVEQNSLQNSTVKYVNGSTGKVTEEVIPVTSWAKIVNKEMSMVIHNSSSSNKKGNIWLFWNKSISTPQVISMSSQMITISVGDTLISGVHAHVGITQRRFVWSEMELISELQKPWIILGDFNAITFVEEKFGGRAPNKTAMLDFTSCLNRCELIQAPKTGLDYSWSKCQRGKKRILCNLDRVVFNQKWLQIYGDWGYKVGIRLVSDHAPLLGGCATFVFMSKLKNLKKCLNEWNWKEFGDVNTKIQEVEAKVKVAMEESDKNSHDENAYATLVEAQNEYSSREVQYSTLMRQKSRTKWVKEGAANTSFFHTNLKIRQAFNQISELEDSSGNIITDQEKLSAELVGFFEKRFAHKEVQINEDFLNVIPNSITTEDQIMLDALPSPEEIQKIAFEIDPDSSPVPDGFSGIFYRTCWNIIQQDIVDAIQFCWSRKFIPKGLNSSFLVLLPKCQGAKTAAQFRPID; this is translated from the exons ATGAATCCAGTATCATCTAATACCAGTAGTGAAGAAG CTATTATCTTAAGACAACAATGGAAATTGATTGGTGATTGTAAGCTTATACCTCTGGGAAAAGGCTTCTTCACTATTAAACTGGATACTGAAAAAGATCGGAACTATATCAAAGCTGGCCAATGGGAAGTCCTTAATCAGGTGTTAAGAGTCAGAAATTGGGTATCAAATTTTCGACCAGCATATCAGAGAACCTCAAAAGCTCAG TTCTGCAGTACTTGTGGAATAATAAGACACTTAGTAACTGAATGCTAtgtggaaaaaaataaaaacaaagatacATCTGTTTTTAGGCAATCTCATAATGTCAATAAGGCTACACCAACTAAAAATGCAGAACCACAGAAGACTCAAACTACACCATCTAGAGTTCCTTTTGATATATGTGATATTACTGAAAGAGAAGAAGATGCTATAGTTCATTCAATTATTGTTACTCCACATAGTAGTCCACCAGTGGAGGAAGTGCTTATATCTTCTGGGAGATTCAACAATCTAAGTACTGAAGAATCATTAATTGAAGAAGAGTCTGTTATAATGGAagtttcaaaaatttgtgaagtAGTAGAGCAAAATTCTTTACAAAATAGTACTGTCAAATATGTAAATGGAAGTACTGGTAAAGTAACAGAAGAAGTCATTCCAGTTACATCATGGGCTAAAATTGTTAATAAGGAAATG AGTATGGTAATTCATAACTCTTCCTCATCAAATAAGAAGGGTAACATTTGGTTGTTTTGGAATAAAAGTATTTCAACTCCTCAAGTCATATCAATGTCCAGTCAGATGATAACAATAAGTGTTGGTGATACATTAATCTCTGGAGTCCATGCTCATGTTGGAATCACTCAAAGAAGATTTGTATGGTCTGAAATGGAATTAATAAGTGAACTTCAAAAGCCGTGGATCATTCTAGGTGATTTTAATGCAATAACATTTGTGGAAGAAAAGTTTGGTGGAAGGGCTCCTAATAAAACAGCAATGCTAGACTTCACAAGTTGTTTAAATAGGTGTGAACTGATTCAGGCTCCTAAGACAGGGTTAGATTACTCTTGGTCAAAATGTCAACGGGGAAAGAAGAGGATATTATGCAACCTTGACAGAGTTGTCTTCAATCAGAAATGGTTACAAATATATGGTGACTGGGGATATAAGGTTGGAATAAGACTAGTTTCAGATCATGCACCATTATTGGGGGGATGTGCAA CATTTGTATTTATGAGTAAGCTCAAAAATCTCAAAAAGTGTTTAAATGAATGGAATTGGAAGGAGTTTGGAGATGTCAACACAAAAATTCAAGAAGTTGAAGCTAAGGTTAAGGTGGCAATGGAAGAATCTGACAAAAATTCCCATGATGAAAATGCATATGCTACATTAGTAGAAGCTCAAAATGAATACTCCAGTAGAGAAGTGCAATATAGTACTCTTATGAGGCAGAAATCAAGAACTAAATGGGTTAAGGAGGGTGCAGCCAATACCAGTTTTTTCCACACAAATCTGAAGATAAGACAAGCTTTTAATCAAATTAGTGAACTTGAAGATTCAAGTGGCAATATTATAACTGATCAAGAAAAACTTTCAGCTGAACTGGTTGGATTCTTTGAGAAGAGGTTTGCACATAAGGAAGTTCAAATTAATGAAGATTTTCTTAATGTCATTCCAAACTCAATTACTACAGAAGATCAAATTATGCTTGATGCACTTCCTAGTCCAGAGGAGATTCAAAAGATTGCCTTTGAAATAGATCCAGATAGCTCACCAGTTCCAGATGGATTCTCAGGCATTTTCTACAGGACATGCTGGAACATTATTCAACAAGACATAGTAGATGCTATTCAATTTTGTTGGTCCagaaaattcattccaaaagggTTAAATTCCAGTTTTCTAGTGCTTTTACCAAAGTGTCAAGGTGCTAAAACAGCTGCTCAGTTCAGGCCTATAGATTGA
- the LOC113313159 gene encoding proteasome subunit alpha type-3-like: MSSIGTGYDLSVTTFSPDGRVFQIEYASKAVDNSGTVIGIKCKDGIVLGVEKLVASKMMLPGSNRRIHAVHRHSGMAVAGLAADGRQIVARTKAEAINYEKTYGEAIPVKELAERVASYVHLCTLYWWMRPFGCGVILGGYDRDGPQLYMVEPSGISHRYYGAAIGKGRQAAKTEIEKLNLSEMSCREGIVEVAKIIYSVHDEAKDKAFELEMSWVCDESNRLHQKVPEELLEQAITMAKAALEEMDAD, from the exons ATGAGTAGCATAGGAACTGGTTACGATCTATCAGTTACAACATTCTCTCCTGATGGTCGCGTATTCCAGATCGAATACGCATCCAAAGCTGTTGATAACAGCGG TACTGTAATTGGAATTAAATGCAAAGATGGCATAGTTTTG GGTGTAGAGAAATTGGTTGCATCGAAGATGATGTTGCCTGGTTCAAATCGTAGAATACACGCTGTTCATCGTCATTCTGGCAtg GCTGTGGCTGGATTAGCTGCTGATGGGAGGCAAATTGTTGCTAGGACAAAGGCTGAAGCAATCAACTATGAAAA GACATACGGGGAAGCTATACCAGTGAAGGAACTTGCTGAGCGTGTTGCTAGTTACGTCCATCTTTGCACACTTTACTGGTGGATGAG ACCTTTTGGGTGTGGAGTTATCCTTGGAGGTTATGACAGAGACGGTCCACAGTTATACATGGTTGAACCATCTGGCATTTCCCAC AGGTATTATGGAGCTGCAATCGGAAAGGGTAGGCAGGCTGCTAAGAC GGAGATTGAAAAGTTGAACCTTTCTGAAATGTCATGTAGGGAGGGGATTGTTGAAGTTGCTAAGAT TATCTACAGCGTGCATGATGAAGCAAAGGATAAGGCTTTTGAGTTGGAAATGAGCTGGGTATGTGATGAGTCGAACCGCCTACATCAGAAG GTTCCAGAGGAGCTTCTCGAACAAGCAATAACGATGGCAAAAGCAGCTTTGGAAGAAATGGATGCTGACTAA